The following are encoded together in the Xanthomonas vesicatoria ATCC 35937 genome:
- a CDS encoding PhzF family phenazine biosynthesis protein, translated as MTTRRFLQLDVFSAHPGSGNPLAVVLDAQGLDDEAMQAIARWTKLPETTFVFPAADAHSSYRLRMFSPQKEVPFAGHPSVGTAHAVLDAGLAAPDDGLLVQDGIAGQLPLRVEQIDGHRSIAIRTPRARVAEQVEADDLRLRDALHGWSLGTLPPALMDGGRTWWVVELASEAALRSLQPSWDAIAALAESTGSMGVFAYARAATGGSYDLAVRAFVGNGRRFEDAASGAANAVLAAWLDSRHALPGKDRRYVVSQGREIGFDALLELRIDSNGDVWSGGQVQTVIRGTLDWG; from the coding sequence ATGACCACCCGCCGTTTCCTGCAACTGGATGTGTTCTCCGCCCACCCCGGCAGCGGCAATCCGCTGGCGGTGGTGTTGGATGCGCAGGGGCTGGACGATGAGGCGATGCAGGCGATCGCCCGCTGGACCAAGTTGCCGGAAACAACCTTTGTCTTTCCTGCAGCCGATGCCCACAGCAGCTACCGGTTGCGGATGTTTTCGCCGCAAAAAGAGGTCCCCTTCGCCGGCCACCCGAGCGTGGGCACAGCGCATGCGGTGCTCGACGCCGGCCTGGCCGCGCCAGACGACGGCCTGCTGGTGCAGGACGGCATTGCCGGGCAATTGCCGCTGCGCGTGGAGCAGATCGATGGGCACCGCAGCATCGCCATCCGCACGCCGCGCGCGCGCGTTGCCGAACAGGTGGAAGCCGACGACCTGCGCCTGCGCGATGCGCTGCACGGCTGGTCGCTCGGCACGCTGCCGCCCGCGTTGATGGATGGCGGCCGCACGTGGTGGGTGGTGGAATTGGCCAGCGAAGCGGCATTGCGCAGTCTGCAGCCGAGCTGGGATGCGATCGCCGCGCTGGCCGAATCCACCGGCAGCATGGGCGTCTTCGCCTACGCGCGTGCCGCCACCGGCGGCAGCTACGATCTGGCAGTGCGTGCGTTTGTCGGCAATGGCCGGCGTTTCGAAGATGCGGCATCCGGCGCCGCCAATGCCGTGCTTGCGGCCTGGCTGGACAGCCGCCACGCACTGCCGGGCAAGGACCGGCGTTACGTGGTCAGCCAGGGCCGCGAGATCGGCTTCGACGCCTTGTTGGAGCTGCGCATCGACAGCAACGGTGACGTATGGTCGGGCGGCCAGGTGCAGACCGTGATTCGCGGGACCTTGGACTGGGGCTAA
- a CDS encoding glycine zipper 2TM domain-containing protein: MKTLVLGALVMGLAVAGNATAQRYDSGYRDNARGSYEDGRYEYARVVRVDPIIVSDSYNERGSSERCYNRPSDGYYTSNDGYYRDGGSYGSPNASNRGVASVIGGIAGAVLGSQVGGGNGRLVGTAVGTMAGVAAGRSIYEANHRTYQGNVSVCEPVSYRTTRERVDGYDVTYEYAGRTYHTRSDYNPGDRIRVRVDVRPD; the protein is encoded by the coding sequence ATGAAAACTCTTGTGCTTGGTGCTCTGGTGATGGGTCTGGCCGTGGCGGGCAATGCAACGGCGCAGCGCTATGACAGCGGCTACCGCGACAATGCGCGTGGTAGCTACGAGGACGGTCGTTACGAATACGCACGCGTGGTGCGCGTGGACCCGATCATCGTGTCCGATTCCTACAACGAACGCGGCAGTAGCGAACGCTGCTACAACCGTCCGTCAGACGGCTACTACACCAGCAATGATGGCTACTACCGCGATGGTGGCAGTTATGGCTCACCCAATGCGTCCAACCGCGGTGTTGCCAGCGTCATCGGCGGTATCGCCGGTGCGGTGCTCGGTAGTCAGGTTGGTGGTGGTAACGGCCGTCTGGTCGGCACCGCCGTCGGCACCATGGCTGGCGTGGCGGCTGGCCGCTCGATCTACGAGGCCAACCACCGCACCTACCAGGGCAACGTCAGCGTTTGCGAACCTGTGTCATACCGCACCACGCGCGAGCGTGTGGATGGCTACGACGTAACGTACGAATATGCGGGGCGCACCTATCACACGCGCAGCGATTACAACCCGGGAGACCGGATCCGTGTGCGCGTGGACGTACGCCCTGACTGA
- a CDS encoding OsmC family protein: protein MGISRHATAHWEGDLKTGKGQLSTPQSGLMDNTRYAFSSRFGDEKGTNPEELIAAAHAGCFTMALSAQLTEAGFPPTSLDTRADVDLSMEGGPQLSQIRLKLKAVVPGIDEAKFRELADTAKKNCPVSKALSAVPISLESEFSN from the coding sequence ATGGGTATTTCGCGTCACGCCACCGCTCACTGGGAAGGCGACCTCAAGACCGGCAAGGGTCAGCTCAGCACGCCGCAAAGCGGCTTGATGGACAACACCCGCTATGCCTTCAGCAGCCGCTTCGGCGACGAGAAGGGCACCAATCCGGAAGAACTCATCGCTGCCGCGCACGCGGGGTGTTTCACCATGGCGCTATCGGCGCAGCTGACCGAAGCCGGTTTTCCACCGACCTCGCTGGATACCCGTGCAGATGTCGACCTGTCGATGGAAGGCGGCCCGCAGCTGTCGCAAATCCGTCTGAAGCTCAAGGCTGTGGTGCCGGGTATCGATGAAGCCAAGTTCCGCGAGCTGGCCGACACCGCCAAGAAGAATTGCCCGGTTTCCAAGGCACTGAGCGCTGTGCCAATCAGCCTGGAAAGCGAATTCTCCAACTGA
- a CDS encoding aspartate carbamoyltransferase catalytic subunit → MTTMQLDSDGRLRHLLTLEGLPRATLLQLLDRAGQIRDAAVGRVGKRSVLAGTAVCTLFFEPSTRTRSSFHLAAQRLGADVLNFDASTSSTRKGETARDTLKNLEAMGVRGFVVRHPDDGAVEALAAAAGEGTALINAGDGRSAHPTQGLLDMLTLRQAKGTDFSKLKVVIVGDVKHSRVARSDLHALRTLGAGEIRVCGPASLLPDDDMLDGCVVGQDFDAMLEGADALMMLRLQRERMEEGLVPSLEQYHSDYGLTRERLARAGRDAAVLHPGPINRGVEITDEVADGAQSCVLRQVANGVAVRMAVLETLLG, encoded by the coding sequence ATGACCACCATGCAACTCGATTCGGACGGACGCCTGCGTCACCTCCTCACCCTGGAAGGACTGCCGCGCGCCACGCTGCTGCAACTGCTCGACCGTGCCGGCCAGATCCGCGATGCCGCGGTCGGCCGCGTCGGCAAGCGTAGCGTGCTGGCGGGCACTGCGGTGTGCACGCTGTTCTTTGAACCCTCCACGCGCACGCGCAGCTCGTTCCATCTGGCCGCGCAGCGACTGGGCGCGGACGTGCTTAATTTCGACGCGTCCACTTCCTCCACGCGCAAGGGCGAAACTGCGCGTGACACCTTGAAGAATCTCGAAGCGATGGGTGTGCGTGGGTTTGTCGTGCGCCACCCGGATGACGGCGCGGTGGAAGCGCTGGCTGCGGCCGCAGGCGAGGGCACCGCGTTGATCAATGCCGGCGACGGTCGCAGCGCGCATCCCACTCAGGGCTTGCTCGACATGCTGACCCTGCGCCAGGCCAAGGGCACTGATTTTTCCAAGCTCAAGGTCGTGATCGTTGGCGACGTGAAGCACTCGCGCGTGGCGCGCTCGGACCTGCATGCGCTGCGCACGCTGGGCGCTGGCGAGATCCGCGTCTGCGGCCCGGCCAGCCTCTTGCCCGATGACGACATGCTGGACGGCTGCGTGGTCGGCCAGGATTTCGACGCCATGCTCGAAGGTGCCGATGCCCTGATGATGCTGCGCCTGCAACGCGAGCGCATGGAAGAAGGCCTCGTGCCGTCGTTGGAGCAATATCACAGCGACTACGGGCTGACCCGCGAGCGTCTGGCGCGCGCCGGTCGCGATGCTGCGGTCCTGCATCCTGGCCCGATCAACCGCGGCGTGGAAATCACTGACGAGGTTGCCGATGGCGCGCAATCGTGCGTGCTGCGTCAGGTCGCCAACGGCGTCGCCGTACGCATGGCCGTGCTGGAAACCCTGCTGGGCTGA
- the ruvX gene encoding Holliday junction resolvase RuvX: protein MPEAAIRPDGTVLGFDVGSRRIGVAVGTALGAGARAVAVINVHANGPDWVALDRVHKEWRPNGLVVGDPLTLDDKDQPARKRAHAFARELRARYALPVVLIDERSSSVEAAQRFARERADGSKRRRDADALDAMAAAVIVERWLAAPDQATLLP from the coding sequence ATGCCTGAGGCGGCAATCCGCCCCGATGGAACGGTGCTGGGCTTCGATGTGGGGTCGCGCCGGATCGGCGTGGCGGTCGGTACCGCACTGGGCGCCGGTGCGCGTGCAGTCGCCGTCATCAATGTGCATGCCAACGGCCCGGACTGGGTCGCGCTGGATCGGGTGCACAAGGAATGGCGACCCAACGGCCTGGTGGTCGGCGACCCGCTCACCCTGGACGACAAGGACCAACCCGCACGCAAACGTGCGCATGCGTTCGCCCGCGAACTGCGCGCGCGCTATGCGCTGCCGGTCGTGCTGATCGACGAGCGCTCCAGTTCGGTCGAAGCCGCACAGCGGTTCGCGCGCGAACGCGCCGATGGAAGCAAGCGCCGCCGCGACGCCGACGCGCTGGACGCCATGGCGGCAGCGGTGATCGTCGAACGCTGGTTGGCCGCGCCCGACCAAGCCACTCTTCTCCCTTGA
- a CDS encoding YqgE/AlgH family protein, translating into MSVLPTPLANQLLIALPALSDPTFSRSVALICQHDENGAMGVLVNRPSEYTLGEVLSQMGIDTDDEQLREQIVLSGGPVHPERGFVIHDDAREWDSSLEVGQGVFLTTSRDILEAMAAGEGPPHALVALGCAGWGAGQLEFELGENSWLTAPSDVSVLFATALEDRWQAAAGRIGVDLFRLTDYSGHA; encoded by the coding sequence ATGTCTGTTTTGCCCACGCCTCTGGCCAACCAACTGCTGATCGCGCTCCCGGCGCTGTCCGATCCCACCTTTTCGCGTAGCGTGGCGCTGATCTGCCAGCACGACGAAAATGGCGCGATGGGCGTGCTGGTCAACCGGCCGTCCGAGTACACGCTGGGCGAAGTGCTGTCGCAGATGGGGATCGATACCGACGATGAGCAGCTGCGCGAGCAGATCGTGCTCAGCGGGGGGCCGGTGCACCCGGAGCGCGGTTTCGTCATCCACGACGATGCGCGCGAATGGGATTCCAGCCTGGAAGTGGGGCAGGGCGTATTCCTGACCACTTCGCGCGACATCCTCGAAGCCATGGCGGCCGGCGAAGGCCCACCCCATGCGCTGGTGGCGCTGGGCTGTGCGGGCTGGGGTGCAGGCCAACTGGAATTCGAACTGGGCGAGAACAGCTGGCTGACCGCGCCGTCGGACGTTAGCGTGCTGTTCGCCACTGCGCTGGAAGATCGCTGGCAGGCCGCGGCCGGGCGTATCGGTGTGGACCTGTTCCGGCTCACGGACTATTCCGGGCATGCCTGA
- a CDS encoding DUF4153 domain-containing protein: MQTTSPHTPSPAETPLPRQTRAFIVLVALLQGALLYAAEWGSTHASGPLAALGPRVCWYTLVLAVPSMLLLSVQHLHDRRLWQHVAVVSAVFATLAGWAAWSATGAPGLESHKLLTPFGLSMAAGLFVALPWLQHRQQHGRWRAAYTALFEHAWQNALTLALALVFVGVCWAVLSLWAELFALVKITFFRSLFHEDPFIYLATGTMAGLGILIGRTQHRAVQVMRQILFAICTGLLPLLACIALLFALTLPLTGLQALWQTRSAAAILLCMVFALVLFANAVYQDGRAQPPYPRWLRRVVEAGLLTLPLYAGLAAYAVALRVAQYGWTGERFWGATLTLAAVAYALGYAAAVLRPQPGRWLGHLASSNIALSWLVIALAVLVNTPLLDPYRIVVDSQTKQLLARTGTVNPDAEREDLEFLRFDNGRRGYQALQALRTTPAFANDAKRSKRLDQVLARQQRWELEAAPENLRRTRISDPDALRAHLAIATGSQAPDPDWWQALAQGKLDADVCLQPDRECIVSSQDIDGDGQNDALLCDISDRFGIRCFLYTRDAQGWYEVDTLDSLPERKQDQEALREAVRQGRLTTHQRRWPDLQFPGAERMRIAPSANARTREQKP, encoded by the coding sequence ATGCAAACGACCTCGCCCCACACTCCGAGCCCCGCAGAGACGCCCCTGCCGCGGCAGACCCGCGCGTTCATCGTGCTGGTGGCACTTTTGCAGGGCGCGCTGCTGTATGCCGCCGAATGGGGCAGCACCCACGCGAGCGGGCCGCTGGCAGCACTGGGGCCGCGGGTGTGCTGGTACACGCTGGTGCTCGCCGTGCCCAGCATGCTGCTGCTGAGCGTGCAGCACCTGCATGACCGCCGCCTGTGGCAGCACGTTGCTGTGGTCAGTGCCGTTTTCGCCACATTGGCTGGCTGGGCGGCCTGGAGCGCTACAGGTGCACCCGGCCTGGAAAGCCACAAACTACTGACTCCGTTCGGGCTGAGCATGGCGGCCGGGCTGTTTGTCGCGTTGCCGTGGCTGCAACATCGCCAGCAGCACGGTCGTTGGCGTGCGGCATACACCGCACTCTTTGAACATGCATGGCAAAACGCGCTGACCCTGGCGCTTGCCCTAGTGTTTGTGGGCGTGTGCTGGGCGGTATTGTCGCTGTGGGCCGAGTTATTTGCGCTGGTGAAGATCACCTTCTTCCGCAGCCTGTTCCACGAAGACCCCTTCATCTATCTGGCCACTGGCACCATGGCCGGCCTTGGCATCCTGATCGGGCGCACCCAGCATCGCGCGGTGCAGGTGATGCGGCAGATCCTGTTTGCGATCTGCACCGGCCTGTTGCCGCTGCTGGCCTGCATCGCGCTGCTGTTTGCGCTCACCTTGCCCCTGACCGGCCTGCAGGCGTTGTGGCAGACGCGCTCGGCCGCGGCCATCCTGTTATGCATGGTGTTCGCGCTGGTGCTGTTCGCCAATGCGGTCTATCAGGACGGCCGCGCACAGCCACCCTACCCGCGCTGGCTGCGTCGCGTGGTCGAGGCCGGTTTGCTGACCCTGCCGCTGTATGCCGGCTTGGCCGCGTACGCGGTGGCCCTGCGCGTGGCCCAATACGGCTGGACCGGGGAGCGTTTCTGGGGAGCTACGCTGACCCTCGCGGCAGTAGCCTATGCGTTAGGCTACGCAGCTGCGGTGCTGCGTCCGCAACCCGGACGCTGGCTGGGCCATCTGGCCAGCAGCAATATCGCGTTGTCGTGGTTGGTGATCGCATTGGCAGTGTTAGTCAATACGCCATTGCTGGACCCGTACCGCATCGTGGTCGATAGCCAGACAAAGCAGCTGCTTGCGCGCACAGGCACAGTGAATCCGGATGCCGAGCGGGAGGACCTGGAATTCCTGCGCTTCGACAACGGCCGGCGCGGCTACCAGGCACTGCAAGCGCTGCGCACCACACCGGCCTTTGCCAACGATGCCAAGCGCAGCAAACGACTCGATCAGGTGCTGGCACGGCAGCAGCGCTGGGAGCTGGAAGCCGCGCCAGAGAACTTGCGCCGCACGCGCATCAGTGACCCAGATGCACTGCGCGCGCATCTGGCCATTGCGACCGGCAGCCAGGCTCCAGACCCGGACTGGTGGCAGGCGCTGGCACAGGGCAAACTCGACGCTGACGTCTGCCTGCAGCCCGATCGCGAATGCATTGTCAGCAGCCAGGACATCGATGGCGATGGCCAGAACGACGCGCTGCTGTGCGATATTTCGGATCGCTTTGGCATTCGCTGTTTTCTGTACACGCGTGATGCACAAGGGTGGTATGAAGTGGACACGCTAGATAGCCTCCCCGAACGCAAGCAGGATCAGGAAGCGCTGCGCGAGGCGGTGCGTCAGGGCCGTCTGACCACCCACCAGCGACGCTGGCCGGATTTGCAGTTTCCCGGTGCAGAGCGGATGCGCATTGCGCCGTCGGCGAATGCACGCACACGGGAGCAGAAGCCATGA
- a CDS encoding DNA-3-methyladenine glycosylase I yields MSGYCSIAPGHPVHGHYHDHEYGFPQREEGELFERLVLEINQAGLSWETILRKRSNFQQAYDGFDVDTVAAYGEPDVARLMSDAGIIRNRLKILAAIHNAQVIQTLRRSHGSFAQWLDAQHPLEKPAWVKLFKKTFRFTGGEITGEFLMSLGYLPGAHHAQCPVFKRIATLKPAWMQAA; encoded by the coding sequence ATGAGCGGCTACTGCAGCATCGCACCCGGCCACCCGGTGCACGGGCATTACCACGACCACGAGTATGGATTCCCGCAGCGCGAAGAAGGCGAACTTTTCGAGCGCCTGGTGCTGGAAATCAATCAGGCAGGCCTGAGCTGGGAAACCATCCTGCGCAAACGCAGCAATTTCCAGCAGGCCTACGATGGGTTCGACGTCGATACCGTCGCGGCCTATGGCGAGCCTGACGTTGCGCGCTTGATGAGCGACGCGGGCATCATCCGCAATCGGCTGAAAATCCTGGCCGCCATCCACAATGCGCAGGTCATCCAGACCTTGCGTCGTTCGCATGGCAGTTTTGCGCAATGGCTGGATGCCCAGCATCCGCTCGAAAAGCCGGCCTGGGTCAAATTGTTCAAGAAGACCTTCCGCTTCACCGGCGGCGAAATCACCGGCGAATTCCTGATGAGCCTGGGTTACCTGCCAGGTGCACATCACGCACAATGCCCGGTGTTCAAACGCATCGCCACACTCAAACCAGCCTGGATGCAGGCAGCATGA
- a CDS encoding DUF72 domain-containing protein → MAIRIGISGWRYARWRGTFYPTGLAQRRELEYAARCFPSVEINGSFYSLQRPESFQNWHDATPDDFVFSVKGPRFITHMKRLRDCEQALANFFASGVLRLGPKLGPILWQLPPTLRFDAELLDAFLGSLPGDSEAALALARKRDTALLHGRSALAIDKARTIRHALEVRHASFMDPACLRLLRRHKVAVVVADTAGKFPYLEDVSADFVYLRLHGDAQLYASGYSDTALDRWAARIDAWAHGGEPDDAARVGARAVKRAKRDVYCYFDNDMKVHAPFDARGLMQRLNLPTDCPARDDVT, encoded by the coding sequence ATGGCTATTCGCATCGGCATTTCCGGCTGGCGCTATGCGCGCTGGCGCGGCACGTTCTATCCCACCGGCCTGGCGCAACGGCGCGAGCTCGAATACGCGGCGCGCTGTTTTCCCAGTGTAGAAATCAACGGCTCGTTCTATTCGCTACAGCGCCCGGAAAGTTTTCAGAACTGGCATGACGCAACACCGGATGACTTCGTCTTTTCGGTCAAGGGGCCGCGCTTCATCACCCACATGAAGCGCCTGCGTGATTGCGAACAGGCCCTGGCGAATTTCTTCGCGTCCGGCGTCTTGCGACTGGGGCCCAAACTGGGCCCCATCCTGTGGCAGCTGCCACCCACGCTGCGCTTTGATGCCGAGTTGCTGGATGCGTTCTTGGGAAGCCTGCCAGGCGATAGCGAAGCTGCATTGGCCCTGGCACGCAAGCGCGACACAGCGCTGCTCCATGGGCGCAGCGCACTTGCGATCGACAAAGCGCGGACGATCCGGCATGCGCTGGAAGTGCGCCACGCAAGTTTCATGGACCCGGCCTGCCTGCGTCTGCTACGCCGCCACAAGGTGGCCGTCGTGGTCGCCGATACCGCGGGCAAGTTCCCTTACCTGGAAGATGTCAGCGCCGATTTCGTCTATCTGCGCTTGCATGGGGATGCGCAGCTTTACGCAAGCGGCTATAGCGACACCGCGCTGGATCGCTGGGCCGCCCGCATCGATGCCTGGGCACACGGCGGCGAACCGGACGATGCGGCCCGCGTCGGTGCACGCGCGGTGAAACGTGCCAAACGCGATGTTTACTGCTATTTCGACAACGACATGAAAGTCCATGCGCCCTTCGACGCACGCGGGCTGATGCAACGCTTGAACTTGCCCACCGATTGCCCTGCGCGCGACGACGTTACCTGA
- a CDS encoding YitT family protein: MPDDGTVVTSGRLTPPPDSAGTTADDHAYHHSVAEDVQGMVLATLVASLGLAIFAKGGLMIGGMAGVAFLLHYALHWNFGVVFVLVNLPFYWLSVRRMGWEFTLKTFAAVGACGALTDLLPRWADYAHMSTAFAAIVGGALAGLGILFFIRHRGSLGGIGILAVYLQRERGWSAGKVQMSFDAMLMLVAFFVLTPDKVLYSALGALMLSLVLMFNHRPHRYMGV, from the coding sequence TTGCCCGACGACGGCACCGTGGTGACCTCCGGGCGGCTGACGCCACCGCCGGATTCGGCAGGGACCACGGCTGACGACCACGCGTATCACCATTCGGTGGCCGAGGACGTGCAGGGCATGGTGCTGGCCACGCTGGTGGCCTCCCTGGGCTTGGCGATCTTCGCCAAGGGCGGGCTGATGATTGGCGGCATGGCCGGCGTCGCCTTCCTGCTGCACTACGCGTTGCACTGGAATTTTGGCGTGGTGTTCGTGCTGGTCAATCTGCCGTTCTACTGGCTGAGCGTGCGCCGCATGGGCTGGGAGTTCACCCTGAAGACCTTCGCCGCGGTCGGTGCCTGCGGTGCATTGACCGACCTGCTGCCGCGCTGGGCCGATTACGCGCACATGAGCACCGCGTTTGCGGCCATCGTCGGCGGTGCGCTGGCCGGGCTGGGCATCCTGTTCTTTATCCGCCACCGCGGCAGCCTGGGCGGCATCGGTATCCTGGCGGTGTATCTGCAACGCGAACGCGGTTGGAGTGCAGGCAAGGTGCAGATGAGCTTCGATGCGATGCTGATGCTGGTCGCCTTCTTCGTGCTGACGCCGGACAAGGTGCTGTATTCGGCATTGGGTGCGCTGATGCTGAGCCTGGTCCTGATGTTCAACCACCGCCCGCATCGTTATATGGGCGTGTGA
- a CDS encoding PilT/PilU family type 4a pilus ATPase, producing MSTIDFTSFLKLMAHQKASDLFITSGMPPAIKVHGKISPITQTPLTAQQSRDLVLNVMTPSQREEFEKTHECNFAIGVSGVGRFRVSCFYQRNQVGMVLRRIETRIPTVEELSLPPVIKTLAMTKRGIIIFVGATGTGKSTSLAAMIGYRNQNSTGHIITIEDPIEFVHKHEGCIITQREVGIDTDSWENALKNTLRQAPDVIMIGEVRTREGMDHAIAFAETGHLVLCTLHANNANQAMDRIINFFPEDRRNQLLMDLSLNLKGVVAQQLIPTPDGRGRRVAMEIMLGTPLVQDYIRDGEIHKLKEIMKESTNLGMRTFDQSLFELYQAGEISYEDALRYADSQNEVRLRIKLSQGGDAKTLSQGLDGVEIAEVR from the coding sequence ATGAGCACCATCGACTTCACTTCCTTCCTCAAGCTGATGGCGCACCAGAAGGCGTCGGACCTTTTCATCACCTCCGGCATGCCGCCGGCGATCAAGGTGCATGGCAAGATCAGCCCGATCACGCAGACGCCGTTGACCGCGCAGCAGAGCCGCGACCTGGTGTTGAACGTGATGACGCCCTCGCAGCGCGAGGAGTTCGAAAAGACCCACGAGTGCAATTTTGCCATCGGCGTGTCCGGGGTCGGGCGTTTCCGTGTCAGCTGTTTCTACCAGCGCAACCAGGTCGGCATGGTGCTGCGCCGGATCGAGACGCGCATTCCCACCGTGGAAGAGCTGAGCCTGCCGCCGGTGATCAAGACCCTGGCGATGACCAAGCGCGGCATCATCATCTTCGTCGGCGCCACCGGCACCGGTAAGTCCACCTCGCTGGCGGCGATGATCGGCTATCGCAACCAGAATTCCACCGGGCACATCATCACCATCGAAGACCCGATCGAATTCGTGCACAAGCACGAAGGCTGCATCATCACCCAGCGCGAGGTCGGCATCGATACCGACAGTTGGGAGAACGCGCTGAAGAACACCCTGCGCCAGGCGCCGGACGTGATCATGATCGGCGAGGTGCGCACCCGCGAAGGCATGGATCACGCGATCGCCTTCGCTGAAACCGGCCACCTGGTGCTGTGCACGCTGCATGCCAACAACGCCAACCAGGCGATGGACCGCATCATCAACTTCTTTCCGGAAGATCGCCGCAACCAGCTGCTGATGGACCTGTCGCTGAACCTCAAGGGCGTGGTGGCGCAGCAGCTGATCCCGACCCCCGATGGCCGCGGCCGCCGCGTGGCGATGGAAATCATGCTGGGCACGCCGCTGGTGCAGGACTACATCCGCGACGGCGAGATCCACAAGCTCAAGGAGATCATGAAGGAGTCCACCAACCTGGGCATGCGCACCTTCGATCAGAGCTTGTTCGAGTTGTATCAGGCCGGCGAAATCAGTTACGAAGACGCGCTGCGCTACGCCGACTCGCAGAACGAGGTGCGCCTACGCATCAAGCTTTCGCAAGGCGGCGATGCCAAGACCTTGTCGCAGGGGCTGGATGGCGTGGAGATCGCCGAGGTTCGGTAA
- a CDS encoding type IV pilus twitching motility protein PilT codes for MDIAELLAFSVKNKASDLHLSAGLPPMIRVDGDVRRINIPALDHKQVHALVYDIMSDKQRRDYEEFLEVDFSFEIPSLARFRVNAFNQNRGAGAVFRTIPSEVLTLEDLGCPPIFRQLIDQPQGLILVTGPTGSGKSTTLAGMIDYINKNEYGHILTVEDPIEFVHTSQKCLINQREVHRDTHGFNEALRSALREDPDIILVGELRDLETIRLALTAAETGHLVFGTLHTSSAAKTIDRIIDVFPAGEKPMVRSMLSESLRAVISQALLKKVGGGRTAAWEIMVGTPAIRNLIREDKVAQMYSSIQTGQQYGMQTLDQHLQDLVKRSLITRNQAREYAKDKRIFE; via the coding sequence ATGGATATCGCTGAACTATTGGCGTTTTCTGTCAAGAACAAGGCATCGGACCTGCACCTGTCTGCAGGGCTGCCGCCGATGATCCGTGTCGATGGCGATGTCCGTCGCATCAATATTCCGGCGTTGGACCATAAACAGGTGCACGCGCTGGTGTACGACATCATGTCGGACAAGCAACGGCGCGATTACGAAGAATTCCTCGAAGTCGACTTCTCGTTCGAGATTCCCTCGCTGGCGCGCTTTCGCGTCAATGCGTTCAATCAGAACCGCGGTGCCGGTGCGGTGTTCCGCACCATTCCCTCCGAAGTGCTGACGCTGGAAGACCTGGGCTGTCCGCCGATCTTCCGCCAGCTGATCGACCAGCCGCAGGGCCTGATCCTGGTGACCGGCCCGACCGGCTCTGGCAAGTCGACCACGCTGGCCGGCATGATCGATTACATCAACAAGAACGAATACGGCCATATCCTCACCGTCGAGGATCCGATCGAATTCGTGCACACCTCGCAAAAGTGCCTGATCAACCAGCGCGAAGTGCACCGCGATACGCACGGCTTCAACGAAGCGCTGCGCTCGGCCTTGCGCGAAGACCCGGACATCATCCTGGTCGGCGAGTTGCGCGATCTGGAAACCATTCGCCTGGCGCTCACCGCCGCGGAAACCGGTCACCTGGTGTTCGGCACCCTTCACACCAGCTCGGCGGCCAAGACCATCGACCGCATCATCGACGTGTTCCCGGCCGGCGAAAAGCCGATGGTGCGCTCGATGCTGTCCGAATCCCTGCGCGCGGTGATTTCGCAGGCATTGCTCAAGAAGGTGGGCGGCGGGCGTACCGCAGCCTGGGAAATCATGGTCGGCACCCCTGCGATCCGTAACCTGATTCGCGAGGACAAGGTGGCGCAGATGTATTCGTCGATCCAGACCGGCCAGCAATACGGCATGCAGACGCTGGATCAGCATCTGCAGGACTTGGTCAAGCGCAGCCTGATCACGCGCAACCAGGCTCGCGAGTACGCCAAGGACAAGCGGATATTCGAGTGA